The following proteins are co-located in the Dehalococcoidia bacterium genome:
- a CDS encoding aconitase family protein gives MCLGMNPDILQPGERCASTSNRNFEGRQGRGGRTHLVSPQMAAAAAIAGHFVDIRQWEWED, from the coding sequence CATGTGCCTGGGCATGAACCCCGACATCCTCCAACCCGGCGAGCGCTGCGCCTCCACTTCCAACCGCAACTTCGAGGGACGCCAAGGCCGCGGCGGCCGCACCCACCTGGTGAGCCCGCAGATGGCAGCGGCGGCGGCCATCGCTGGGCACTTCGTGGACATCCGCCAGTGGGAGTGGGAGGACTGA